The genomic DNA TTACAATACTCACTTCATCTACCATGGCCTCCTTACACAATGTAAAAAGTAATCCCCTACAAAATTAACAAAGCCCTCTCCCTTTATCACTTTATGCTTGAATTTTCTAATTAAACTGTGGCAAATTAAAATCAGCGTGGCTAATTAAAATGATAATCTGTGAATTCTCAGAGTGGCACTTTGACTATGAATGTCTCCATCagtttaaaacatacattttctAAACAAGTAAAAAAGATTGAAGTTCTTCAAAAGGGACCTTAATGAAGAAAGGgtcatatttaaaatgttttacattttttccttttacacttttatatgcttcttttttttaaaatgccagtcATTTAAAATGGGCCAACTTaaaattttgttcaaaatattcagagtcaaattaaatttaactttcatatgcaaatatttttgtcCTGTTAGAAAAAGGGAAATTTTTAGACAATCTTCCTCCATTTACTGTAACTATAACACAACAAACATCCCCCAGAACAGTAGGATTTTTTCACCTTTGAACAACGAGCCATAATCCCTCCTCCATGTGCTGTGAGGCTTAAAGTCCAATGTCTCTGCAAGACAAATGCCTCTTTTTATCTTTAGAGAAGTTAAAAGAGCAAAGCCGCAACATGTTCTGAGCAAATTCTGCTCTGCTTCACAAGGGATATCCCAAAGACTTATGTACAACTGAGATCAGAACATGGCCCTCCCTGTAGTGATTTATTGAGCTAGTAATGCCTTAATTAAAGGCCAGATCATACTCCCTTTGAAATCTGTagtaaaactttcattgacttcagtgggtgcaggaacCGAGTCCCTGGTTATTAACAGGATTTCCATTATAAACTATATTTAAATAGTTTCACTCACTTCCTTAAGCTCATTTCTACCTGAAACATCTCATGTTTGACCTGTAGTTAGAGCAGTTGTTTTGTGGAAAGTTCCAGTTGAATGGAACCAGGTAGTTTTAAGATGTTGTCAACACTAGAAATTGTCCTGCTATAACTATACTGGTACAGTTAAAGCGGTACAAcctccctagtgtggatgcaataaTATTAGTATAAAAGTGCCTTATATCTGTACAGCTGCTTTCACACTAGTGCCCTGCTTATACTGCAGATGCTTTGCCGGTATAGCTATGCTGATATAGCAATACTGGCAGAGCCCCCTCACGTAGATGCAGCTTATGCTGACAGGAGTTCTGTCAGCATAACAACACCACCTCCCAAAATGAGGCTAGCTAAGCTGACAGAAGCTTTCTTTCATCGACATAGCTGCAGCTACACTGGGGGTGGTGCAGGTTACCTGTATTGGCTATGGGGTGTGGCTTGTTTCAGACttctgactgacatagctatgccaacaaaatTGAAGTGTAGACCTGACCTACAACTATTTTTGTAAAAGAAATCACACTTCTAACCAAAATTGTTGTGCTGGTACAACTTCCAAGCACAGACCAGGTCTAAGATAAGGGACTTGGAAAATAAAgtctttcagttttgaaaaaagaagttCTGCCTCTTGGACAACCATGTTTGAGAAGCAGGTTGGTGTAAAACTGCACCAGGAAAACAGACCAGCAATTCTCTACCAGTGGTAGCAATGAAGGAGGCTGTAGTACAAACCTGACTCAAGTGTTAccttccccactgcccagggtggGCCCTGTCTGTCATTGTACTGGTTGTGAATTACAGGTCTTaattttcctagtgaagacaaggccaagGAGAAGTAGAAcacagcatattttattttattatttttttaaaccgaatggaatattttttatttatttgctacaAACCCTCAACTCTCCAAGAGATATGTCTGGTGTTTTCTGTGATGCGGACTCCTGTTCATTAGCAACTGGTTTGAGATCTCCTATCCAGTTCACACTGACCAACCAAAAGCCAGCAGATGGGAATGAATTTGGGTGCAAATACCTACATAGGTATAGAAAATATTAATAAGATGTCACAATTTTGCAGTCAGAGGGCATCTGGAATCACTGTTTCCactttgtgtgaaaaaatatagTTACAATAAACCTGTTTTCCTAATTACAGTTATTGCTTGTTCTTTGTCTAAGagattaaactaaaccaaattaaggccatttTAATTCTGAACAAGAGAGTACGCACAgaggtttaatgcagtttaactaatccactttaaaaaatCACGTTAGTTAAATCAGATAAACTTTCCTGAGcatccttgtgtagacaagccctaagtttcatttttcttcctgGTTCTTGGAGGAAGCCACCCAACCCCACTGaggctgctttactgtgttatgaGCAAGAGACCACACTTGttgaaaaaggaagggaaaataatATGGTACTAGTTTGATGGACAAGTGACAGCTGCTATCTAGCACACAGCAAGGCAGAAGAAGGAGACGGTCTTCTGTGAACGAAAAAGTAAAAGAGATGTGGGGCCATACAGTTCAATACAGTCCTAGTTTGGTCTGTGCTGGACCATGACTCTCACTTTTTTAACAAACTGGGGGTAAGTTGCCTGAACATAAAGCAAACCACACTTAGGTAGTGATGTTACTGAATCAGCACACCGTAAGACTCAAATGGCATTCTTTATATCCATTAAGCTAGCACTAACACTTgcttagccagccagccagcctaaaaatggtgcaatgctctgaaaaTGACATACCTTTGAGCAGTAACACCTAGGTACAGTTAGTTTTACTGCTTGGCTGAACTCACCAGAGCTGCTTAATGGAATTAAATTGCAGAGCGTGAAAAGGTTAGATGCTACAGAGCTTTTCGTTGTTGTTCTTTCTCCAGCTTAAGAGGAGGCTATTGCTTGGAGCCGTCCGAAAACCAATCATTTGCTAAGTGGAAGGCGTACAGTACATTCATTTAGTGTCAGGAGCGTCAGCACAGCAGATCTGTTTGCTCTTCTATTTCTATCCCCCTAGAAATTTCCTTATTTATGTGGCCCGGCATGTGAGATTTTCTTCTTCTCTAGATCTACAATAGCTATTTGCATCCATCATAGCAATGTTCCAAGGCACTGTACTGTTACCAAAATAAGCACTTCAGTATTGTTGAAAGCTATGGTAAACACGTTTCTTTAACCTTGCCATGAACAATGAAAGAGACTGAGCATCTCTTATAGCAATAAACTGTGAATTTCATAACTGCAGTACATAGTAATAAAAGCCCAGATTTTTGAAGGTGTTTAGACATTGCTGCACAGAGTGTATCAAttcctaactgatttaggagactaaatctcattttcaaaaggaatttagaCACTTATGAGCCTAAATACAATGGCcaatcaatgagatttaggctcctaagcgtctaaatcctttttgaaaatgagatttagccTCCTACATCAGTTAAGTGTTACAACatataaatacctttaaaaatctgggccaaaaGGCTTTGCCTCCAACTCCTTGAGATTTATACAGTTATTCCACTCAGATCTAGACtgttgctgtgtgtgtgcagcacatGTAAacgagggcagaatttggcccttttagTTTTGGGAATGTGTGAGATCAGGGTAACTGATTCCTTTTACAGAAGTACCAATGGTATAATAAAGATATGTGAATGTGCAGTTGATCAGATATGGAGACGGCAAGGAACACTGGTCAGTTAGAAGCAGCAATGTGCTGAAATCTGATTCACAGTGGCGTCCTTAACTGGTGTCATTTTATGTCTCTGTGGACTGATTACATATTGTTTTTATGGAGTGGTTTGGGTTGGGGTTACCAGAAGATGGTTCCACCAAGGTGTCATGTAAACCCAATTTCCTGTGTGCCAGGTCCAAGGAGGAAAGGGAGCCCTCAGCCCTGcccatctctttctcttctctcatctccttcctcccccgcccccgccatcCCCCAAGTATTCACAGCCCAGTGTGTGGTGCTCCTGCTGCTACTTTGGTGGTGACATCAGCCCAACTTTACAATGTTTGTACTAGTTAGTATTTTGGCATGTGCCAACATATCCCCAAGGAATGAAAAGTGAGAGAAAGAAAATTGCCTTTTCTTAACAGTTTGTAACTCAGCAAAAGCTGAAGGGAATTTCATGGAACAAAGAAGAGTCAAGACATGCTGCAAACACTGGAGATGTGAGAGGTTTTGAAGCAAAAGTCATCAGGATCCTttaaaatggaaagtgttaggccaCCTAAATATCGGGATTGCGCACAGCTCCCCCTACAACACAGTTTGCATAAGATGCATAATAGCTACCTTGGAAGGATATGCATTCTCCTTGACATacagattttctttttcatattgaAGATCAATAATGTTCCAGCAAAAATGTTAGGCTATTACTTCTTATCCTTGTCCTTGTGCCAGCTCCTTGCAAACAATGTATGCACACggtaaacaaaaatgaaatgttacaAGGGGCAAATACTGCAGTagtagcagcaaagagtcctgtggcaccttgtagactaacagacgttttggagcatgagctttcatgggtgaatacccacttcgtcggatgcacgtagtggaaatttctggggcaggtgtgtgtgtgtgtggttgtgtgtgtgtattatatatatatatatatatatatatatatgcaagcagaaGCAGGCTGAGCTATAGTAGGTGTATATATAttgttcttgcttgcatatatatatacaccatgccctggaaaatttccactacgtgcatcgtTACAAgtagtattcacccacgaaagctcatgctccaaaacgtctgttagtctataaggtgccacaggactctttgctgcttttacagatccagactaacatggctacccctctgatacttaaatacTGCAGTGATTTCTTTTTATGTACAATGAAATGCATATGGTCTAAAGTCCAGAATCTTTTTGTATTCTAAGTATGAAATCGTATAGGCTGCAACACCTCCCACCTACTAAGCCGtccttggaaatattttttaacctGTTTACAGAATGAGCAAATACCTTGTATGGGTCCTTCCcaaaaaatcataattaaaattaaaagataatttctgtttgaacctGTTCAAGACCATACAGCTACCCTCTTGGGACTGTGTAGTATTTCCTTTATTTTGGAATAATAGCCAAATGACTATTAATAATatcataaaagaaaatattccaaTTTTTTCACTCTCTATCTTGGCAGATGACTTAGTATTATTGAATGTCCATTATGTAAAGGCTAAATGGGTTTCACTAAATTTAATagttgcaaaaaaataaaacaagttttatcCTAAGAACTCATATGCTTGAGGAATGTAGAAGGGGAGGAATAGATCTCCAAACCAACACAAATTTCATCTTATgacaaaaataaaaggtaagATTTCAATGAAATGTAAGAATAGTTTTTAggttttaagaaagggaaagaggTAGAGGCCGGCAATACATGAGCTGATGTACTCAGTCATGCAGGCACAAAAACATTATAAGCAAATTACCACTGTGTCttcttttctgtgttttgttcagcttagaaaaaacaTCGTTTGTTAaaaattccatattttttttaaagtcacactTCCTACTTTCTGGGTCCGTTAGGGGTGAGACTGTTAGTGGAATTGTTATTAACACTCTTTAAGCACAGTTTGCTTGCCTGATTTGGGCCAGATCCAGGCTCAAATTGTTATGACTAGTTCTCATCAGCCATACAAATGGGACCTGATCCTCCTCTCGCCTACATAAGTGCAAATTAGGAATAAATTCACTGTAGAAGTCAATAAAGTTGTGTCTGTGTAAACAGATGTGAGTAGAGAATCAGGCCAACTGTGTGTTAATGCATGTTAGCAGGAATCATTTTAAAGCAGTGTTTTATCTCCAGTTTTATATGGGTTTGTCACAAGTGTAGAtgtccctctttcccctctcccagtgATGTCACAGAGACAAAGCATTGTGAAACCACAGACCTTAACCACAAAGTCACATTTGAACTGAGCTCTGCATCGTAACACCTTTAGTATGAGATGTGACCATGGAGAGAGACTGGCATTCAGCCCAAAAGGAAATTTCATGTGTTTATAATGAGCTCTTTCTTGACTTTGTTAATTTGAATGACCTTTTACAGGTAtgctttggggaaaaaactgtATGGcactcacattttatttttactcatttAGCTGAATCTTAGCTGTAATATAGCATCTCTTTCACAGCAAGGTCTTATTCTTTAACCTAGTTTTCTGGATGTATTGATTGAAGCACAACAGGTCATGACTTGATGATGGGTTCACACAAGGAGTCAATGGCTATAGCATGATTAGAACCTGGAATGCTCCTggtcatttattttaaacagccTCTTTATGCAGTGGATTTTACAACTAGAGCTGAAGATTAATGATCTCTGTCATCTGGCAGCTAGGAATTCTGGTTCTCCAGTGAGGTACAGGTACAAATTTAGGTTAAAACATATTATGGTGATTAATGTGAAATATATATATGACTTCCTCCAGCAAGAAGAAAATCCTTACCACAGCATGCATTCTGCTCCTTCTTTACAGATGCTGATGGTGACTGGCAGGGATTAGATGAAAACATTGCACatgtctccttctctgctgagcatTACTCCGAGGGTGAAATGATTAAAAGGTCAAAGGAATTTTATGAGCTTCTCAGTAAGAGACGGTCTGTCAGATTTATAAGTGATGAGCCGGTCCCCAGGGAGGTCATTAATAATGTCATCAAAGCAGCAGGTATGGTACTGAATGAATGAATCTCTTGAGAATGACAGAAGCACTGGTCTCCTACTCCTCAAATGCATAAGATAAGGGTGATATGGAAAAACACAGGGAATTAAAACTTAGATGATGCCAACCATGCTCCTAGTTTTAAATGTAGGCCTATTGAATCAGCACTGAATGAGTATTCAGAAACACTTGAACAACCACTGAGTTAGTGGACACTAGCCCCTGCAATGTGACCATGGTAACCTTTGGAATCCCGACCAAGGTCATGTGACTGGGATTGGGAAATACTTTTTAGTTCTTTGTCAGAACTCCTGTGTGTCAGTCTCTTACTGCAGGGTCAGACTCAACTCTGccgtaatcccattgacttcagtcagggATGTATTTGACCCCCATTATTTATCTTGTCCTAGAATTTGGCTGCTGTTAGTAAAGCCTAAAATTGTAAAAAGGATTACAGTAGGTTTCAGCAACCTCTAGTAGGATTACTAATACAGAGATCCCAGCCACTATTTGCAGTGGATTGTTTCCGTGTTTAAAAATCTGTGAGCTGTTTTGTTACTGTACTTGCATGTAGGAAGATGGCAATGTATTTCAATTAGCTGGCAATCATTAAAAAACTGAACATGTTCTGGCACATGCAACCAAATGAACAATCCTGCAGCATAGGTGAAGTGCTCTGAAAGTTTTGAGGagtggagaaaggggaaaagacaaaCACCATCAGTTCTTGTCTGACTCTCAGGAGAAACAAAGTAATTGATAAGCCTCATTAAATTTGAGAGTAAGAGTGCTATCTTTAAATAGTTTGTTCCTGGTGCATCTCAAACTTAAGTAGGGCTTTGGTTAGCAAATGGTCCTTTGTTTCTAAGACCTACAAATAGTTAAAGGTGTTTAAAAGAGGGGCAGGGGAGTACAGATCAGGTTCTTTTATACCCACTTTACTTCTTTTAGGCATTTAAGTCTTgcaaaatgtgtatattttatacCTTTGATTTTATTCCTTTTCAGCCAGCTAAATACTCTTTCCACTGTATTCGTGCATGGCAATTAGGACTGAGTGAACAAGTTCAGATTTCATACACACCTACATGCACCAGCTGCCTTTGGGTCTGTCAAATCAAACCTATATGCTCTTTGGCAGATGTTTGCACCACGATATTCCTATTCTGTGTGTAAATTGGAAACTCATTCTTTTTGGCTGCTAGGATGGTTTGCCCAAAGGCCATCAGCTTTTGCCCTGAAGCCAAAGCCTTTGGTTTTAATTGGCTATATATTCGGGCTGGTTGATGCTTCACTTTGATTTTAATATATTGCATTAGTATGGCACTTTGGTGCCTGGTGACAGGCACCTTACAtgtatgaaattaaaaaatatctaAATTCTCTCTTCTCAATTGAAAACAGTAATTGTAACAGACATTAGATAGGAACTAATCAGTGGATTGAACACATCTGACATTGATCAGAACTGTGATTGCATAGTCTCCTCTTAAAGGCAGCATTGCCTAGTGGTCAGTCTATCCCACCACCTGGTATGGCTCTTCAAGAGTTAAAAGGTCCAATTATAGATACAAGGAACTCGGAGATACTGAGAGAAAAGAAGTGGTCCTGGGAGTACATATGGTTTAGGGTGAAACCTTGCTCTTTAGAGGTTTGCAGCCAGGAGCCTTGCAGAGAGGGTGGGACAAAgcttccctctctcccagccaATGGAGGATGAGCTGGGAAAAGGTGACCAGTATAAATGCTGCCTCCTTCCTCATAGCAGTACAGGTGCCTGCAGATACTGAAAGGAATAAGAAGGCTCCTCAGTTAGTAGGGAACAGATGCCAGCAGTAGACGGCTGCCAAACCCGCTGAGCCTGAGGATTAAGTGGGGTCAGCTGACGTATAACAACTGCTTGAGTTATCCAGCTCCTatggagaaaaataaagattgaGAGTAAATCTGGGAACAGAGTTTTGGGGGCAGCCTTCAGAGGAACTTTGGAAACCAGAAGCACCTTTTGAGGCTATTTGGAACTTTTTGTTATAGATCTTTTTGTAGGAGGTTTTGTAATAAACAAGCCCAAGGCTGATATAATTAAGACAAGCATCAGGAGTGCCTGAAGTGGACTTACTGGCTCTGTGGGGATGCAGAGTGAGGCAGTACTACACtgatgctgcagggggcactagAGCACAGGCATTCCCTTCAACAGGCACTTTAGACTTTCCTCCACGAAGAGAATGAATtgagaccaccaccaccaagggGAATGAATGCATTCTTTCCCCTTTGGTCAGCTTGCTTTCTTATTTTGCTGAAATTCAGTCCTGTATCACCCAGAAGGATGACCTGactcttcattttttccccctagcaTTCTGTTGGTTGATTTTTAATGTTTGCATTTATTTGCATAAAGGAACTTCTCCCAGTGGAGCACACACTGAGCCTTGGACCTTTGTGGTAGTGCAGGATCCTGAAGTAAAGCAGAGGATTCGGGAGATCatcgaagaggaggaggaaataaaCTACAAGAAAAGAATGGGAGACCGATGGGTTAATGACCTGAAGAGACTGAGGTACAAAAATCAAGGCAAATAATgcgccaagatttttcaaaagtgactaaggaGTTTTAagtgcctgacttgagacatCTTGAAAGAAGCTGATTTTTATAAAAGGATGAGCACCCACCTTGTGAAAACTGGCCTATTAAGTGTCTCAAGCTGAATACCTGAATATTGAGGCACCTAAAATTGTTagtcaattttaaaaatcttgggcaaggtaaataaataaatctaacttgcaagtgagaaaaacaaaagaaaaggctTGTTAGGGAATTTTATTCATACTGGCACCGcttgttttttctcttacttcAAGGAAAAGCAGAATTATTCAGCTCAgtttaaaatcctatttttttaGACTTTTTGAGCattctgggggttataatggatcacaaattgaataggagCTAAAAATGtggtgcagttgcaaaaaaggctaatataattctgggatgtactaataggagtgttgtatgtcAGACACAGGAGATAATTGCCCCACTCTTCTTGGCACGGAGGAGGCCTCGGAGTATTGTGTCAAATTGTGAGCACCatacttcaagaaagatgtggacattttggagagagtccagaagacatCAACAAAAAGTGataaaatgaggaaaagtttttaaaaaagcatgtttAGTTTTaaggaaaagaagactgagagggcaccTAATAAATCTTCAAACACGTTAGGGGCTGTTATAAAATGGGtggggatcaattgttcttcatgtacacttatttatttattgtaatggTAATTATGCTGGTTCAAGACCAAATTACAAGTGTACTATGtacataattaaaatatatttctttgcaTAATGAGATGAGATATCATACATGAAAATAGGAGGAAGTAGCTCTTTTATATATCCTTCTAGGCTATCTCATCTCATAAATTCCTATAACAACATATCTGGAACCAAAGTGACTGAAGCCCAAAAGGGATGACCTACACAAGTACAGGTCAATGATCTAGGTTGGATGGTTATGTACTGCACAAAATAGCTTTAAAACTTATCCAAAGTTCCCAGTTCATTGGCCCACTAGTAAACACCACTGACTACTGTGGGAGCTATAGGAAACCCAAAAGTCTGAAAATCATGCCACTGTCGTAGTTCCCACTGCCTGAGAATGAGTGCTCATGAGATCAGTCCTCAGGTAGGAGGGGATATATCTGCACCATATTCTCATGCAACTGCACGCTACAGAGCTGGCAAGTAAAATCTTTCTTTCATCCTTCCATAGACTGAGAGTCCTGGGACCCAGGGTTCTAATTCAAGTCTgtttctagaaaaacatccaacaaaCTTCCTTCAAATGTTGTTTAAGATCAGTAAGtaagccagggtttctcaaacaggggtcactgcttgtgtagggaaagcccctggcgggccaggctggtgtgtttacctgccccgtccgcaggtccggccagttgtggctcccactggccatggatcactgctccaggccaatgggagttgctggaagtggcagccagtacgtccctcagcccgtgccgcttccagcagctccatttGGCCCGTAGCAGCGATCCACGCCAGTGGGAGCCAATGATGGCTGGACCTCGAACGGGGCAGGTAATAtcacaccggcctggcccgcgCGAGGGCTTTCCCaatacacaagcagcgaccctgTTTGAAGAAACCACGAACTAACAGTATGCTTAAAAAAACTTGGTATTGCTGTGTACATCATACCCAATTCTTTTATAGTCAACACATATTTACTATATATGATCGTTAGAGTAATGAGACAGCACAAATAAATGTCTTAAAAAATCACCCTTTGCAGAACAACTGGATAAAGATACCTGGACTACAGCTCCTATCTGATCCTCATTTTAAAGCAAGTGTATGGGATGCTTCCAAACGGCCAAAGAAGAACACCATTACTCAATGAGATCATGTTATTGCCTGTGGTTATTCTCTTTGCTGCACTGCCAGGTACCTGACAACATGCTTACAGTCAGAGTCGGTATAAAGTAGAGATTGGCGTTGGGATGGGTAAGATAGAACTGAACCTCTTGCCTAAACTTGATTAAACCCAAATCTAATTTTTTGAGGTTGTGAAAAAAGTTaacttgctatttaaaaaaaataaaatcatgcaaGTGAAGTTGAAGCTGAAATGTTCATCTATTGATAGCATACATTGTCATGGAAAAATAACACTGTGGACTACTAGATATAGGCCCAAATATGAAAAGGTAAATCTTTCTCCATCATACTGGCTAACAGTAAGAAGAACTTAATTTAAGCAATGTGCTTTTGTGTTATTTGACTCCTTTTAGACAGTAAATTCAGGCGCATACAGGCTTAATATGTTTTATTAATAGAGCTTCAGTAGATACCAATTAAGCACTCATAACTCTTCTACTATACTAAATAAGATGCTAGGGGTTCAGGTACCAGTATGTCCAGTTAAAATGGTATGCATACTCTAACACACTTCTTTTCATGAATCCAGACATGTCTTGCTTTGAGatcagtttcagtgttgtgcacATTACTTGGAggcgggggtggtggggggggggaaagagcagGCGTATATTTTATTTAACAGCCAATgcagtttcaattgttttgttCTAAAGATGAATTTATTTCTAATGAGTTTAAAGCTCTGAACTTTATACACTGGCCAATCAGATTGTTTGACTAGTCTCTCAACATTTAATTCTAGTCCTTATATCTAATGcatgcaaaaatgtttaaatagtgAGTTTTTTAAACTGTTAAATCATTAATGGAGCACAATTACAGTGGGCCAATGCATTACCAGACTCTTCTCTTTTAGTCTAAATTTTTCTGAATCCTTTGTT from Chelonoidis abingdonii isolate Lonesome George chromosome 3, CheloAbing_2.0, whole genome shotgun sequence includes the following:
- the IYD gene encoding iodotyrosine deiodinase 1 — encoded protein: MELFSSLTPVFIAIICVLIGIILKSNRKNSKKGKRETKNKSESRPWVDDDLRDSTDLHVEEEDADGDWQGLDENIAHVSFSAEHYSEGEMIKRSKEFYELLSKRRSVRFISDEPVPREVINNVIKAAGTSPSGAHTEPWTFVVVQDPEVKQRIREIIEEEEEINYKKRMGDRWVNDLKRLRTWVWSQ